The DNA region aaaaacccagctAATATTCTTCTTAAACACATGGAGGCTGGAGCAAGGGACGCAATGTTTGGAGTCAAGTTGCATATAATCCCTACAAATCCATTTCATATAATGGATGTTGGATTAATTTTTCTAGTCCTTGTTGTAAGTTATTTGTTAGTTTCATTTGTTTTTAGCATGTGAATGGCTACGATTGGAAGTTCTTGCCAATGTCAAATTAAATCCGAATGTGGCCCTTGTGAATCAAGCTCCTAGCTCTGCcgctatatatacatatatatactttgagTCTATCATAAGTTGTGCATTATCATCATAGTTTGGCTCCTCCACGCAAAAATTCCTAATCGTCTCTGTTGATTGGTACTGCCTAATTGAGGCTCTGGATAGTAGATCATATTTTACTGATGGCCATACACTGAAGTAATGTTTCAAGAAGGAGAATACTACTAGGTGTGGGAATAGATGGCCAAGATTTGGATTTGAAGCCCTAATTGGTATTCATATCTCCACTCAATTGATGATCTTTAGATGGATTAGGCCTAAGAGGCGGTTAGAGGAGACCTATGAGGTAGGGCAACGACCACCCAACGAAACATTTGGGGGGCGGGGGGCGCaaagatcctctctatttcaaatgaaatgaagatgaatcATTCCATGGTCAAAATTTAATGTTGTTATATCTAACAGTGTAAATGATGTCgcattatataaatttttttgaataacgTGTAACATCATCTACACCGTTAGATACAACAACATTAAATCCTAATCATAAAATtgttcttctccatttcacttgaaatagaaAGATCTTATTTCCATTTGGGGAGGGATGGAAAAAAACACTAGCAGAAGTATTAATTAATGTAATCTGTATCTCATTATCATCCAAGACACGACCAACCGtttacaaaattacaaatataagAACAAAAAAGCATAAAGAGTAAGTGTAATATGGAAGTGAGATTTAAAATAAACTTCAAAGCAGTAAGGATCACATTAGAatcactcacaaaaaaaaaaaaaaaaaacactagcaGAAGTAATAGTCAATGTAGTCATCACCATTTTCAATTCTGAATCTAAAAGGCACAAAAACACGTACAGTACATGGCAACTTTAAGATGGAACATCCTTGAACCACCAGCCTTTCTGTACAAAATAGAACGCACGATGCTCCACTCAGTTTGATTACAGAACTCCACAAAGATTTTAAGCACCATAGAATGGAGCAGAGTTCCTCTTTGGATTTTCCAGCTACCAATCAAACAAGACACATATTCTACAAGGAGATGCTCACATCATTTTACCTGAAAAAATCAAACATATTTCAGCAATTATAGGTCTCGTTTTATGAATAACAGAATCTAGACAATGTTTCTACTGCAACATGGTGAAGAGCGGTTGCTCAGAAGAAAAAAGCACAGAAGTTTTTATCAGAAAGTAGCTGAAACCATAGATAGTGTTCAATCTCCAGTCAGTCACCTGCCCTCAGACTTCACCAGCTGTGAGAACACCCTGCTCATGGAAACACCTGAAAGATCGTTCACGCTGGACGCTTCAAACGGCAAAGTGGTAACACTAGTGTTGCTGTCACCCAAATTGTTCACTTGAGGAGAGAGTTCACCAATCATTATCGTACTGTTTTCTTCAGGATCACCATCAATAACTGCCTCTTCAATTTGAAGAGCATATTCAAGATTCCATAGGACATCTCCCATAGAGGGCCTGTCAACACCATAGTCAGCCAAGCATTTCTCAGCAGTCTCTCCAAACTTCCTAAGAGAATCTGGTCTAATTTTTCCCACAAGAGTAGAATCTATGATTTGATCCAACTGCCCTCTCTTCTGCCATTTCATGGCCCATTCAGCCAAGTTCACCATTTCCCTTGGAAGGGTTGGATCTATAACAGGTCTCGCACAGAGAACTTCAAACAAAACCACACCAAATGAATATACATCTGACTTTTCCGTCAGTTGTTGCCTTCTGAAATATTCAGGATCAAGATATCCAAAACTTCCTTTCACAGCTGTACTCACATGGGTCTGATCAATTTCAGGCCCCGTCTTCGAGAGCCCAAAATCAGCAACTTTGGCCATGAGATTCTCATCAAGTAAGATATTAGCAGACTTTACATCGCGATGGATAACTGCTTTTGCGTATCCTGTGTGAAGGTAATGGAGTCCTCTGGCTGATCCAATACATATTTCGAGCCTCTGCTTCCAACTCATGCTGGGAAGAGAAGAGCCGTAGAGATGACTCTTGAGGGTcccattttccatatattcatAAACCAAGATCATCTCATTCTTTTCGTCACAGTACCCAATCAATGAAACAAGATGGCGATGGCGGAACTGGGATAGCATCTCAATCTCAGTTTGAAACTCTGCAAGTCCCTGTTGGGACCGAGGATTCCCCCTCTTAACTGCCACTTTCGTACCATCACTTAAAACTCCCTTGTACACTTTCCCGAAACCACCAATCCCAATAACCCAACTCTCATCAAAGTTGTTTGAAGCCTCTTGAACTGCTGCAAAAGGAATGCGATAGCCAAAGTTAGAAATGGCACTAATAGTTGTTCCATTGGAGTATTTACTTCCCATGGATAGCGAATTTCCTCCATTGGTAGATAATGGAATCCATGTCTTTGAATGTCGTTGAAGTGCcagtcttcttctttttctgcaCAACAAACAGAGAGTTCCAGCCAACATCACAGCAACAAAGGCCCCAATGCTTCCACCCACTATCACACCAACATTTTTCTTTGAACTCGAACCTGAGGAAATATTCACAGTGTCTGCTGAACTCAGGCTGCCCAGAGAATTGTTCATTTTCATGATCTCCAGCCCATTTAGGATAGCAATGGGGTAGACAGCCAAAGTAGACGGGCCAACACTTACACGAAGCTTATTGCTAACAGTTGACACCGTAACAACATCCATATAAAATGCAGTACCCAAAGTGTTAAACGAATAAGTACTCGGATCAAGATCCCTAGCAACAATCCAGGAGTCAATGTAAACATTGAGGTAGAGTTGGTTAAGAGCGTTACTCACTATATCACAAAAGTGAAACCGAACAAGGTATTGAAATCCTGGATCCACATTGAACTCCCAGGTAACATTGGAATTACCACTAGGATCAAATGATGAGTTCAGCACTCTGGCAGTACCATAGACCGTTTTTGGAGCTGCATCTTCTGTTGCCGCACCCTTAACGTATTTCACAGCTGGAAGATTTGAGTAATTTGCGGCAAATtcagttaataaaaaatttttatcgGGGATCCAAGTTCGCCAAAGTGTATCATTATCAACTGTGACTGTTGGCCCACCCATGTTCACCCTCCAAACCGTCTCAAGTGCCAGAGGCAACAAGTCTGGGATGTTTGCTGATGGAGTAACGCTGTTGGCATCATCGGTAATGAGCCCATCGGGGACTGAAACCACTTCAATGGCATTCAAGAACGCCATTGAATTGCCGGAAGGGGTGAAGGTGATTACAAGGCTGTTTGATGTCACATTTAAGGAGAATTCTTTAACAGAAGCGTTTTTCACACTGAAATCGCTCAGAAGGACATAGTTCTGAGCCGAAACACCAAACTTTGCCGCACTCATATCGTAACTATTATATACAAATGGATAGAAATAGAGGCGGATCCAGTGTCTCCCACTCTGGCGGATCGAAAAGGTGTATTTTGAGGATCCAGTAAAGACTCTTGCTGTCTGATACAGCAGTGAATCTTTGGAGGAAGTGATTGATTTCAAAGTGGTACTGGCAAGAACATCTTGAGGGGTTGAAAGCAAATTGGAAGCCAAGTTATCGGCAATGAATACACGGTTTCCAACTGAAGTATTTGTGGATGATCCACAGTCTATAAGGTAATTGTCTACAGGATTAAATCCTGCAGAGAAGCATGCCAAGCACAAGATTGATAAAACCCAGATTAACAATTCAGGTTTTCTATGACCCATCATCATAAAGACTGGAGATTTATTGAGGAACAAAGAGATGGGTTTTCTTTAGCTAGGTTGGAAATGAAATTTGAGTTTCTTACACAGGAAGAGCAATACAAGAACTCACAAACACTGTAGAAATCAAAACCCCATGAAATAAACTGAATAAGGAAGAGAAAAGTTGGCACCTTTTGGATCATGCGAGCTCCAACAGAGACAAATCTGAGTACCCTTTAGGGGTTCTGAAAGGATTTCGATGGCAAATAAGAGGAACAGGTAAATACTGTTCACAAATCTTGCAAAGCACCAGCTGGTTTGAACTAGATGACAGCTTCAGATATTGACAAGTTCTTAGATTCTTTTGTGCATTAAATTACGGAAACAAGTATCTTACAAAACAAGCTAATGATCAAAACATAGTCAGAGAAGTGTTGGAACATGATTGAATGTGAGGAAACCAGCTAGTAAGAGGGCTGAcctggttttgttttttttttgagactACCTGGTTTTGTTTGTGAAACCATGTTGGATGAATCTCAACCCCTTTTTGGGTCTGAAAACTACTAATAAAgggaaaatttgaagaaaaattaaacaaaaaaagaaaaagaaaaaaagaaatagagaggTAACTTATAAAACAGAGAATTTAATGGACAGGATTTATTGGTCATTCAATTGCGGTGGTGGGGAAAGAGAGAGTAACAGTCAACTATTTACTCACTGATGCTATTTGAGTTGGGCTTTGCGAGAGATATTGAAGCTACGGCCTTCCCCAGAAGAATaagttgaataaaataaaataatacaggTGGAGACGTGGAGTAAATACAATAGCTGTTTAGGTGTGTCAATTTCATTAGATGCTcttatatattctcttttttttttcccctataaTTAAATAACCATATAAGACATTCAAAATTTATCCTAATTGAGTGACGTTACTCTTCGTGCCTATTTATAAAACACATTTTATATTGGTTAATGTTGTGTGTATTAAGAACATGTTTAGAATTGTGTTGGAAAGTAAAgcttttagagtaaaaaaataactttttagaaaaagttttaattttaaactttttttataagtgtgttttgtccatttttatGGCTTATTTGTGTATGCGTTTGAAGAACTTAAAAATGCGCTTAACACTCaaaagtttgtttaaaaaaaaaaaaaaaaacccttttggtaaaaaaaagaccaaaaatggTCAAAAACGAACTTTTgacaaataccaaaaaaacgtattttgacttaaaagctctatttatcaaacacaatcacaaacatactcttagagttaagctttctagttattaaaagtactttttactattccttacataatttcaaacagactctaaggacctgtttgagattgagttagagagcttaaaaatacttttattaaCTAAAAAATTGTGCCAAACAAACGTTGACATGTTTGAGAACAAATTTCATGGATTTTTGAAAAACccaaatttgtgtctttttttCGTTTATATTTACATTAATGCCAATGTTGTGTGTGTCCTCTTGTTTACCATTCAAGATGCATGTGATGCAATGTGCTGTTTGTTCTTGGCAAACAAAAATCTACTCTGAAATTTTTGGACTTCTTCGTAATAGTTAATGGACTTAAGTTTCTTatcttttattaatatttaatttagtaTAGAAGCCTTCAAGTAATCCATAATCTTAGTAATATGACCGTTCGGAGAAAatataagattttaaaaatatgatcgttaaaaaaatataaatttcaaagTATATGGAtgctagagaaaaaaaaaattcttaatttgttGAGTTGGATgtaaattactttaaaaaaaagtaagtagctaaaatgatgaatttatttttttatctaaaatagataataaattTTGAGAGCCGAATGATAATGCTTACATAAAAAATCACTTACAATACGTCatatcaatcaatataaaaataaatataataactAAGTGTAAAAATTAGGGATCCGGATCCCCACCCATTGGAGGGAAAATTGGAGATTCTTCAATTATTCATCATGGCCATCCAACTTTCATCCAACAGCCCACACTACGCCACGTGTCCCAACCTGCCATTTGGGGGTGactgaagccaccccatggctcaggtggagtggccggccaccccctatggcaaAAATGAGGTGGTCCAGTCACCCCatagtttttattaatttatttttattttttttaaaaaaattaattaatattttattatttaaaattgagtaAGACACATAGCGTGATGTAGACTGTTGGATGAAAGTTGGACCACCGAAGCCGGTCCAATTGGAGGGGATTTTGATCCAAAAATTAACAATCAATGCTCATAAAGAATTTTAAATGATGCTCTATATTTACGCCACGTGGATCAATCGGTAAGAGTCAGGTAAAGCGgcaatcaacaaagaaaaagaatgaaaatgtgATTTGTCTGTATTCGTTTTCGTGCTACAACGGAATATTGGTGGATGTCCCTCTCAATTTCTGTCTATTCCCTAATTCGCTTTCATCCTGTccattcaattaaaataatttagattacttctaataaaaaaaattacataatattttacttttcaCAAAAATGAACAATAAAAGTTACATCCAGTAAAAAAGAATAACtaactttttattatatttttgcaaTCTCTcccgtttttatttttaccaaaaaaaaaaaaaaaaaactccaattaTTTTCTCAGTCAAGGCAAGCGAAAGTCCAATCAAAATACCTCTTCTCATGGAACAAAAGCCTTATATATGATAGGTTGAAGGTCAATCCCCacctaataaattaaaaacaaatattttataggattattaatttgtttaatttagtGGATGATGTCATATATAATTGTTAGATTATATGTAATGTAGTCCCACATGGATTATGTACTTATGTATATTTATTGTTTGTCTtattagcttatatatatatagatctcttCTGTACATGATTtagtgtgattcaatatacaattttattctcaacatggtatcagagtacAGGTTCTGAATcaactttaaattatttttttttccgcaTCTCGTATTATTCCAGCGCCGCTAGTGTTCTTCGGCGAATCCTTCTCTCTGTCTCTTACGGTTTTCTATCTTCTCTTCGAAGTTTTCAACGGATTACTCTACTGCTTGAAAGCTCGGAAGACAACCGTTATAGAGCCGCCATACACAGTCACATCGGAGTTCTCACGCTCCCACACGCGCCACCCAAACATGAATGGTCGGTTTTTAATTCATCACCGACCAACAgtatagttttcttttttccttgagCGTTTTCATCTGTATTGGTGGTTTGTGCACAATAActctctcaaaattttaaaaaatgcctcaAAATTATGTGTTATAGgccttttaaatttaaattttgacccctaacattctttttattttttagtttctcttCCCGTAGTTGAGCTACAAGAGTTGACGTTATTTCTTAAGAATAAGGCTTATGTCTTTGAGATGTGTTTGAAGTCATTCTCCTTCTACACATTTTTTGtccatctttttttaaaaaaaaaaaatcattgaatttgtggaaCCCACATATAAGTCTCACATATTTATTGGTTGATTTACACATCTCTTATATGAAGATAGACAAgaaattgacaaacaaaaaatgaaaaccgAACATTTTCTTATGTCTTGTGTGCCAGGATTCAAAACATAAACCAAAACTATTTTcttaagttttaatttatattttaacgcTCTCTGTCTCGTataagaatatttaattgaaatagaatgaAGTGAAAAAGACAACGTTCGAGTTTAAAAGTTGGctatgatatcatattaaattacaaatttttttctaaaaattcaagctaataaaaaaaataatttaattatttaatttatatactaACAATTAGTCAAAATTTgctttttttatcctttttatttttttattttttcttctttgtcttttcccTCTAGCTGATTCTAAGCTGCCAGATATCATTGGGATCATATGATAAAGCAAGGCCGTGTTGACCATATGAGCTAATATCTTGTCATTCAAAAAAATAGGCAACCAACGGAGAATGTGATTTATCTTTTATgtattcaattttatattagaaaGGAGAATGAGTGGATGGGCCCATATGGGCCAGGATCGTGTGTAATTACTAGAATATTTGATGACGCGTTTCAAATCTTAACAATCATTACAAACAAGTGGCCAAGATGTAAATAAAGAATTGCACAAATACTTTAAGATGATTAgatgaataataaaataatgtgtTTAATTTATTGAATGATATCATATAATAAATCTTGTGAAgtgggtttttcaatttatccATGGCCAAGAGCAGGGAAGGAATTAAGATTTTAAATGTTGAGAgacgaaattaaaaaaataaatgaaagaggtaaaattttggtttaattgGTTTAATATCCTCAAgcgattaagtgattaaatttacatcttcctataaacttaagtttttaggataactgataatttaatatgatattaaaatCAAAGGTCCTGaaatcgaaccttgactccgtcaattcatcTCACATTAACACTAatgattaagttattaaatttacctcttcctataagtttaagctaattagcaaaaaaaaaaaaaaaaatgcaaaattgatatttgattgaaagaccaaaaaaaaaaaaaaaaaaaaaaaaaagttaaatgtagcagcacttttcaagtgagccattttattttttattgtttctctcacctgttttctttttttttttttctccaaaggaaatgctaggtgctcttctagtgttcttctggtgtcctcacaactgtgatgtgacttttaaaatcactaatagattaaaagtcaataatgataatctcaaattcaatagtgattttaaaagccaaatcaCAATTAGAAGGATAtgaggagaacactagaagagcACTTAGCATTgccttttttccaaaacttttcccaaaactttttcccaataaagagtaaaaaaataatatttaaattatatggataaaaatatagctaatcggatgtagggGGCCTTTAAAAATCcattagctaaattagataaaatgagttttgagaaaccattttacataaaaatttggctcatcCATTATGAATGCTCTTATTAGTTCCGCCACTGGCCAATAgcataattttcatttttctttagcTATCAATAATGTAGGACAGAGATCCTATGCAATATGGCTATCTTATTTACTTTGCAAGAGAACATATTCATGTGATATTATAGTCATGCTCAACATGCTAGGGACGGGTGGAGCTCAGcttgttcttgttttttactCAAAACCAAGAGAGGGGGACGACATGTGGAGCTCAGCTTGTCCAAATACATGTTAAAACATGTAGAATCCAGACTCTCTGGACACCTATCAAAGTAAGTGGAATTCACCCATACTCTTACATGAATAACGGATGGATTGCCCTATTGCAGCCTTATTACAGCGTATGAAATCTAATAATGTAAATTATTTCCTAAAGCACTTATGCTTGGTAAGTCCGATAACTATttcatgagaaagaaaaagaaaaaagaaca from Corylus avellana chromosome ca10, CavTom2PMs-1.0 includes:
- the LOC132164273 gene encoding receptor-like protein kinase HERK 1 — translated: MMMGHRKPELLIWVLSILCLACFSAGFNPVDNYLIDCGSSTNTSVGNRVFIADNLASNLLSTPQDVLASTTLKSITSSKDSLLYQTARVFTGSSKYTFSIRQSGRHWIRLYFYPFVYNSYDMSAAKFGVSAQNYVLLSDFSVKNASVKEFSLNVTSNSLVITFTPSGNSMAFLNAIEVVSVPDGLITDDANSVTPSANIPDLLPLALETVWRVNMGGPTVTVDNDTLWRTWIPDKNFLLTEFAANYSNLPAVKYVKGAATEDAAPKTVYGTARVLNSSFDPSGNSNVTWEFNVDPGFQYLVRFHFCDIVSNALNQLYLNVYIDSWIVARDLDPSTYSFNTLGTAFYMDVVTVSTVSNKLRVSVGPSTLAVYPIAILNGLEIMKMNNSLGSLSSADTVNISSGSSSKKNVGVIVGGSIGAFVAVMLAGTLCLLCRKRRRLALQRHSKTWIPLSTNGGNSLSMGSKYSNGTTISAISNFGYRIPFAAVQEASNNFDESWVIGIGGFGKVYKGVLSDGTKVAVKRGNPRSQQGLAEFQTEIEMLSQFRHRHLVSLIGYCDEKNEMILVYEYMENGTLKSHLYGSSLPSMSWKQRLEICIGSARGLHYLHTGYAKAVIHRDVKSANILLDENLMAKVADFGLSKTGPEIDQTHVSTAVKGSFGYLDPEYFRRQQLTEKSDVYSFGVVLFEVLCARPVIDPTLPREMVNLAEWAMKWQKRGQLDQIIDSTLVGKIRPDSLRKFGETAEKCLADYGVDRPSMGDVLWNLEYALQIEEAVIDGDPEENSTIMIGELSPQVNNLGDSNTSVTTLPFEASSVNDLSGVSMSRVFSQLVKSEGR